The nucleotide sequence GCGAAGCGGGCGGGGCCGAGGTCCTCGCCGACCCCGATCACGACGAAGGCCTCGACGCCGGCCCCACGCGCTCGCTCGAGGACGGCGTCTTCGCCTTCGGGGAAGTAGCTGGGGTCGAGGTGGCAGTGGGTGTCGATCAACATCGTTTGAAGACCAACGACGCGCTCGTCAGGTGACGAGCTCCGAGAACCGCGCGCGGAGGAGCGCGCTGCCCGCGTCGAGGGCGCAGCTCTCGCAATACCCCATTGCGATGAGCCGATCGAGCGCGGCGAGCGCGTTCTTGCGTTGCTCGTCACGCAGGCTGCCGACGAGGGGCTCGTCGCGCAGGCCCTGGGCCTTGTGGTTCGCCCGATCCCGCAGGATGGCCACCAGATCGCGGCAGAGCAGCGCCACGGCCTTGCGACGCTCCGTGAACACGGCCTCGCGCAGCTTGCGGATCTGCTGCGGGAAGACGACGGCGTTGACGACCTTCTCCCCGGGGTGATCGATCGCCCACGCCGCGATCATCGCGATGAGCCCGCGGCGATGATCGTCGTGCTTGCCGCGCACGCCGAGCAGGCCCTCGATCTCGCGCATCATGCGCTCGTCCGCGCCCTCGAAGTCGCCGGTGTGCGGGTTCCGGATCTTCTCGCCCTTCACCCAGGCGCCGACGTGTTGCACGTACCTGTCGAAGAGCTCGCCGTAACGCGTCTCGTCGACGAGCCCGCTCGCCGAACGCATCTCCTCCTCGAGCGTGTCGTAGAGCCGCGCGCGCGCGACGTCGCGGAAGAGCTTGTGGTCGTGGTAGCCGCCCGCGAGCGGGCGCTCCTTGAGCCAGTCGTACTCCGAGGTCCGCTTGCAGAGCTCGTCGAGCTCCTGGAGGACGGCGAACGGCGAGAGGCAGCCGTGATCGCGGCTCTGCGCCGCGTCGAGCAGGAGCGAGCGGATCTCGCGCGGCGAGACCCCCGAGCGCCCCTCGAAGTCGACGGTGGCGTCCGTCTCCTGGTAGAGCGCGCGGATGTTCGCGCGCAGCATCTTCTGCGAGTCGCCGTCGAGCCGCTCCGGCGGCGTGCCCGTCGCGTACGCTTCCATCTTCTCCGCCGCCGTCAGCGACGAGACGATCGGCGCGAGCGCCTCGGGATAACGCTTCGCCTCCGGCTGCCGCATGCGCGTGAGCACGGCGAACTGCGCCGCGACACGCGTCGCGTGGGGCGCTACGTGCCGGGTGACGAACGGCGCGATCTGCGCGTCGTAGATGCGCTGCTCGTCGAGGTAGCTCCGGAGGTAAGGCGCGCGGAGCAGCTCGAAGCGACCGCGGAAGCTCGGGAACTCGGGGTGCTCGCGGAAGGCGTTCAGGTGGATGTCGTTCGCGCTGCCGATCATGACGACGTTCGTCTGGATCGTCTGCTGCGGCAGGCTCACCTCGCCCGTCTCGAGCGTGAGCTGCAGGTACCGGAACGCGTCGAGTGGCCTCTTCAGGAGATCGCTGAACTCGAGCACGCCGCCCGAGGCCTCGACGAGATCGCCGTGCGCCTCGAACAGAGTCCGCGCCTGGAGCGCCGTGGGCAACGCGGCGAGCGAACGATCGGCCGTGATCTGCCGCTCGCCCGCGTCGACGCTGAGCTCGGGCCCGATGGTGACGGCGCCCGTGCGGTAGCGCCGCGAGATGAACCAGCGCTCGACCTGGACGTGCCGCAGCACGTCGGCGAGCGAGCCCTCGTACGAGACGAGCAGCGCCTCGACGATCTGCTGGTTCTTGTGCGAGAGTTTCCCGCTCATGAGCCAGTCGGGCGGCGCATCGGCGAGCCCGGCCTCGTCGTAGAGCTTCTTCAGGAGCTCGCGCCGCTCGGGCACGGGGATCAAGAAGAGCGGATGATCCCGCAGCTCGCTCACGAGGCGCGCGTCGATCTGCGTGTCCTCGAGGTGCGCGAAGCTGCCGACGATCGGCGCCGCGGCCCCTTCGCCGCCGAAGCCGATCGCCCCGCGTGTCGTCTTGCGGCTCGGGAACACCCAGTGGAAGCGGTAGATCGCGCCCTCGTCGAGCGTCGAGTAATGCTCGAGCGCGCGCAGGACGCAGCCGGCGATCGTGCTCTTGGCCGATCCGTTCGGGCCGTGCATCAGGATGAGCCGATTCGCCCGCCCCTCCTGCACGAAGTTCGAAAGCGCCCGGTAGATCTCGCCCTGCAGCTCCTCGTGTCCGATCAGCGCCGCGTCGCGCCCGTGGTACGGGGCTCGCCGCTCGCCGCGTTCTGCGCGGGGCGGCTCGGGCTCCCAGGGCAGATCGAAGAGGCGGTAGCGCGTGCACTCGCCCCAGGGGCGCTTGACCGCGTACGTCCCGAAGTGGTCGAACATGTCGCGCACGTAGCGGGCGGCATCACGCCCGTGGCGCGCGGGATCAGACGCGAAGAGCTCCAGGTACTCCTGGAAGGAGAGCAGGCGCCGCCCTTGCTGAAAGCGGCGCTGCATCGAGGTGACCAGGTTGGAGAGCTCGGCCAGCGCGAGCTCGGACCTTCGGCTTGCCCGGGCGTCGGACTCTTTCACCCCGGGAGTTTAGCCGCGAGCTCACTTCACGTCGACGTCGACCTCGAGCGGGAGCTTCTCCATCACGCAGTTCGCCTCGCTGCACACGCTCATCGAGAGCGTACCGGCGATCTTCGCTTTGCCCGCCCGGGACGCTACGAACGGCACCTTGAACGATCCCTTCTTCTCGTCGAACTTCCCGTCCTCGCGCTTGAGCACGGGCTTCGGATACGAGACGCCTTCGGGCGCGGGATCGGAGAGCTTGAACTTGTACGGGTACTGCTCGTTCATGTGATACGCGCCCTTCGGCACGATCGAGATCTCGAGCGTCCCTTCCTTGCCCGCCGCGTACGGGCCCGTCGCCTTCATCTCCACCGAGTACGTGTCGCTCTCGGCCTTGGGGCCCTTCGCGACGGCCGCGGCGTTCGTCTCTTCGCCACGCTGCGTGGCGGCTTCGCTCCGACCACATCCGGAGGCCAGCACGAACGTGAGACCCGAGAGGGCCACGAGGCACGCGAGGGTGGAGGCGGGACGGCGCATCGAAGGCTTGTTCATGAGGGCTCGGGATACCACGGCGGTTTGCTCCTGACCACGTGCGGAAGGTCGACTCGAACGTGCGTACGGCGCGGGTTCGACGACGCCTCGGCCCAAGGCATGCTCGAGCTCGGTGTTCAGCGCGCCGCAAACGCCGCGACGGCCCCGAGCGCCACGACGAAGAACACGATGGCGGGAAAAAGCCAGCGTGGTCGTGTGGTCGAGGCCAGGGCAGCGTCGTCCTTCGGGAACACGCCTCCCGCGGAGGGTGCGGGCGCGGGCGCGCCGGCGAAGGCGGCGTCCATCGCGCTCAGATCAGCGGCCGAGCCTTGCTCCTCTTCGAGCCGCGCGAGCACTCCCGGCAACCCCGCGCGGATCCGCTCGGCGAGCTCGGCTTGTGTCATCCGAGCCCACTGCGCGTGGCTGCCCTTGAGCCCGTACGCGTGGCCGAGCCGATCCGCGAGCGCGCCGACCGTGGGGATGCGTTTGTCCGGCTCCTTCTCGAACGCCTCCTCCATCACCACGTCGAGCGTGCGCGGCACGCCGTGCGCGCGGCCCACTTCGCTCGGCGGCCGGTGCGGTCGCGTCATGATGCTGAGCAGGATCTGCGGGCCGGACTTGCCCTCGTACGGGACCTTGCCCGTGAGGCACTCGTAGGTGATCGCCGCGAGCGACCAGACGTCGGCGCGATGATCGAGCGTGGCGAGCCCCTGCGCTTGCTCGGGCGACATGTAGAAGGGCGAGCCGATCGTCGTGCCGACCGCGGTGAGCTTCTTGGCGCCCACGGAGTTGTCGCGGACGCTGCCGAAGTCGAGCAGCTTCACCTCGTCGCCGCCGCAAAGGAAGATGTTGTCGGGCTTGAGATCGCGGTGGACGATCTTGCGCTCGTGCGCGCCTTCGAGGCCGAGCGCGACCTGCGCGACGAAGCGCACGACGCGCTCGGGCGGCAGCACGCCTTCGCGTCGCATGAGCACGCGGAGCTCCTCGCCTTCGAGGTACTCCATCACGGTCACGTAGTTGCCCTCGGCGTCGTGCTCGAACGCGTGCACGCGCACGACGTGCTCGTGCGGCAGGACCGCGCTCACCTCGAACTCACGCTTGAAGCGCTCGATCGAGACCGGATCCTGCGCGACCTCCTCGTGCAGGATCTTCAGCGCGACCGAGCGCCTCTCCTCGCGATCGAGCGCCTGATACACGCGGCCCATGCCGCCCTCGGCGATGACGCGGAAGATCTGGTAACGACCGCCGCACACCGCCCCGCCGACGCGCGGATCGCTGGGATCCGGCTCCGGCGAGGCCTCGTCGGTCCCCGCGAGCGTCTGCCCTTCGAGCGGACAGACGTCCGCGTCGTCTTCGTAGAGGCGATGGCAGGTCGGGCAGGCTTTCACGCGCCGCGCGGGGGATCGATCGTAGCGACGAGCCGGAGGATCAGGCCCGTGACGACGTGGTGCCCTCGGCGGCGTCGCCCTCCGGGGACCTCACCGGCGCGGGCGTGTAGTAGAGGATGCGCCTGCAGTGCGGGCACTGCTCGAACTCGGCCTGCCGCAGCATCTTCTGGAACATCATCGGCGGGATGGTCATGTGGCAGCCGAGGCAGGTGCCGTCGTGCGTGGCCGCGATCGGGTGCGGTCGACGCGTCCGCACCGACTCGTAACGCCGGTAGAGCGTGGTCGGGAGCTTCTTCACGGCGAGCTCGCGCTCCTTCACCCGCACCGCGCGCTGGGCCTCGGCGTCCTCGAGCTGCCGCGTCGTGCCCTCCACCGTGCCCTCGATCTGCTGCACGATGTTGCGGTGCTTCGCGTCGGTCGCGTCGATCGACTTCTTCGCCGCTTCCGTCGCCGTGGAGAGGCGCTCGATCTCTTCCTCGCGGTCTCGGTGCAGCTTGCGCAGCTCCTCGATCTCGCGTTGCGCCGCGTTGCTCTCGCGTTCGTTCCTCGAGCGCTGGAGTTTCTCGCGCGAGCGCTCGATCTGCTGCGTCATCTGGCGCAGCTCGATCTGGAGCTCGCTCCGCGTCTTCTCCATCTGCGAGAGCATCTCTCGGTCCGCCCGGAGGCGTTCCTCGAGAACCTTCGCCTCCGCCCGCATCCCCTCCAAACTTCCCCGCTGCTTGCCGATCTGCTCCTCCAGCCTCCGCAAATCGTCGTCGATGGTCGCGAGCTCTTCGAGGGGTGCGATCTGGTCGCGGATACTCACGTGGATGCTCTGCTCCTTGCGAAAAGGGATAGGCCCACCTGGACTCGAACCAGGAACAGCCCGGTTATGAGCCGGGGGCTCTGACCGATTGAGCTATGGGCCCGTGTTCGCTGGGTCGCCCTTGGGCCACCCGGGGGGACAAGCTAGTCCAACATCGCCACCGTTGGAAGGGGAGCGCCGCGTCATCGTTCACTTTGCGCTTGCTCCCCGGGATGAGCCGTGCGGGCCTCTCCCGCGCGCGGCGGCGCAAATCCACGAACCATCGAACATTCAAGGACTTTCCGGCGCAGGTTTCGGGCGACCCGGGTTCCGCGGCGGGAGGAGCATCCGGCCGAGCCTCGGCCGCTTGCCCACGGGCGCCGGGCCCGCCCGCCCCCCGTCCTTCGGGTCGCTGCAGCAGCGGAAGCCGACCTGGTAGAAGCTGAACCACTCGTTGTGCGTCGAGGTGATCGGCCGGCACCGCCCGCGGATCGGCCCCCAGTAGCCGCCCTTCAAGCTCGAGCGGTACGGCGGTTCGACGCGCTTGCCCTGGGTGTTGTCGACCCACTCGTCGACGTTGCCCGTCATGTCGTGCACGCCGAAGGGGCTCACGCAGCGGTGCATCTCGCCCGAAGGCGCGCGTCGATCGAGCCGCGCGACCTCGTCCGAGACGCGGAGCGGATCCGAGAAGGCGTCGAAGTCCGGCGGCTCGACGGAGCGATCGATGTTGCAGGCCTCGGCGTCACGCTCGGCGCCGTACGGGTAGGGCCACATGCCCGGGCCTTCGCAGGCGAACTCCCACTCCTCGACCGTGCAGAGCCGCTTGCCCTCGACCTCGCAGGCGCGCTTGGCCTCGTTCCAGTCGGCCATGACCGCGGGCTTGACGCCTTCCATGTTGGGGTACTCGTAGACGTCGATGCAGTAGCGCCGCCGCTCGAGCCTGCCCTCGCAGAGCACCTCGGGGCCGAAGCGCTCGCAGACGTCCTTCACGTCTTCGCGATACTTCAAGCAACGATGCCCGACGAACGGGCAGTAGACGCCGTCGACGAGGACCATGCCCGGTCCACACGCGACAGGGCTCTCGGGGCTGACCTGCACGTACGAAGGCGGCGGAGGTTTCTCCTTCGGCGCGGGCGCAGGCGGCAGGGGCGGTGGTGGCGGCGCTTCGATCGAGGCGGACGCGGACGCGGACGCAGGCGCCTCGCGACGCTCGGCCGCGCGTGGCGCGAGGAGGAGCGCCGCGAGCCCGAGCGACAGCGCGGCCACGACCGGAAACACGACGGCCTCGCGTGCCTTCACCCGTCCTCGTGCTTCACGCGATCGATCCAGGGCGACGGCTTCGGGACCGGGACGCCGTCCACCGTGTCCGCGCAGCAACGAAAGCCGGCCTGGTAAAACGCGAACTTCGGCCCGTGGGTCTTCGTCGAGAGGCGACAGGTGTTGCGCACCGGGCCCCAGTAGCCGCCGTTCAACGTCGAAGGCTGGTTCGTCTCGGGATCGTCGGCGAGGTTGTCGGTCCACTCGTCGACGTTGCCGGACATGTCGTACGCGCCGAACGCGCTGATGCACGCGGGGTGCGAGCCGATCGGATCGGCCTGCCAGAGCCGCGCGATCTCCGCCTCGCGCGTGCGCTCGTCGACGAGCGCGTTCGCGTCGGCGGGGATGCTGGCGCGATCGACGTTGCACGGGCTCGGCTGGCGCACGAAGCCCCACGGGTACGGCAGCCGCTTCGGCCCCTCGCAGGCGAGCGTCCACTCGGAGCGACGGCAGAGGCGCTTGCCGACCGACTGGCAAAGCTCTTTGGCCTCGAACCAGTTGACGTAGACGCGTGGCATCTCGCCGACGCGGTTCGGCCACTCGTGGCGATCGATGCAGTACCGGCGTCGATCGAGCTCGCCCTGGCACGGCTCGCCGCGGACGTACGCGGCGCAGCCATGCCCGAGCTCGCTCGAACGGCGGCCGCAGCGGTAGGCGAGCTCGGGGCAGAACTCGCCGTCGACGAGCGTCATGTCGGGCGGACAAGCGGCGCGGGCCGCGGGGTCCTCGGAGAAACGATCGTCCAGCGAGGAGAGCGGCGACGTCGCTGGCTCCAGAGCTTCACGCGCGTCGGGCGCTCGCGAGCTCGGGGCTTCGGTGGCCTTCGGCGCGGGCGCGGATCCGGCGCGAGGCGCCGCACGGAAGGAGGCGGGCACGAGGCGCGCGAACAAAGCGAGCCCGCCGGCCAGGAGGCCAACGCCCACCGAGATCATCACGCTCCTCGTCGTCGTACCCACGAGCTCTGCAGGGCTTCTCGATCGTGGCCCGTCGTGCAAGTAGAACCGAGGAACCGCGACGGGGAAAAATTTCGAGCGAGCAAGCGCGGGCGAGGCCAGCAAACGGAGAGCCGGGAGGGCGCGGACAACACGGGAGCCGCAGAACGGTGAGCGTGCTAGGTGTCGCG is from Polyangium spumosum and encodes:
- a CDS encoding serine protein kinase PrkA translates to MKESDARASRRSELALAELSNLVTSMQRRFQQGRRLLSFQEYLELFASDPARHGRDAARYVRDMFDHFGTYAVKRPWGECTRYRLFDLPWEPEPPRAERGERRAPYHGRDAALIGHEELQGEIYRALSNFVQEGRANRLILMHGPNGSAKSTIAGCVLRALEHYSTLDEGAIYRFHWVFPSRKTTRGAIGFGGEGAAAPIVGSFAHLEDTQIDARLVSELRDHPLFLIPVPERRELLKKLYDEAGLADAPPDWLMSGKLSHKNQQIVEALLVSYEGSLADVLRHVQVERWFISRRYRTGAVTIGPELSVDAGERQITADRSLAALPTALQARTLFEAHGDLVEASGGVLEFSDLLKRPLDAFRYLQLTLETGEVSLPQQTIQTNVVMIGSANDIHLNAFREHPEFPSFRGRFELLRAPYLRSYLDEQRIYDAQIAPFVTRHVAPHATRVAAQFAVLTRMRQPEAKRYPEALAPIVSSLTAAEKMEAYATGTPPERLDGDSQKMLRANIRALYQETDATVDFEGRSGVSPREIRSLLLDAAQSRDHGCLSPFAVLQELDELCKRTSEYDWLKERPLAGGYHDHKLFRDVARARLYDTLEEEMRSASGLVDETRYGELFDRYVQHVGAWVKGEKIRNPHTGDFEGADERMMREIEGLLGVRGKHDDHRRGLIAMIAAWAIDHPGEKVVNAVVFPQQIRKLREAVFTERRKAVALLCRDLVAILRDRANHKAQGLRDEPLVGSLRDEQRKNALAALDRLIAMGYCESCALDAGSALLRARFSELVT
- a CDS encoding serine/threonine-protein kinase, which codes for MKACPTCHRLYEDDADVCPLEGQTLAGTDEASPEPDPSDPRVGGAVCGGRYQIFRVIAEGGMGRVYQALDREERRSVALKILHEEVAQDPVSIERFKREFEVSAVLPHEHVVRVHAFEHDAEGNYVTVMEYLEGEELRVLMRREGVLPPERVVRFVAQVALGLEGAHERKIVHRDLKPDNIFLCGGDEVKLLDFGSVRDNSVGAKKLTAVGTTIGSPFYMSPEQAQGLATLDHRADVWSLAAITYECLTGKVPYEGKSGPQILLSIMTRPHRPPSEVGRAHGVPRTLDVVMEEAFEKEPDKRIPTVGALADRLGHAYGLKGSHAQWARMTQAELAERIRAGLPGVLARLEEEQGSAADLSAMDAAFAGAPAPAPSAGGVFPKDDAALASTTRPRWLFPAIVFFVVALGAVAAFAAR
- a CDS encoding zinc ribbon domain-containing protein, with the protein product MSIRDQIAPLEELATIDDDLRRLEEQIGKQRGSLEGMRAEAKVLEERLRADREMLSQMEKTRSELQIELRQMTQQIERSREKLQRSRNERESNAAQREIEELRKLHRDREEEIERLSTATEAAKKSIDATDAKHRNIVQQIEGTVEGTTRQLEDAEAQRAVRVKERELAVKKLPTTLYRRYESVRTRRPHPIAATHDGTCLGCHMTIPPMMFQKMLRQAEFEQCPHCRRILYYTPAPVRSPEGDAAEGTTSSRA
- a CDS encoding SUMF1/EgtB/PvdO family nonheme iron enzyme; protein product: MKAREAVVFPVVAALSLGLAALLLAPRAAERREAPASASASASIEAPPPPPLPPAPAPKEKPPPPSYVQVSPESPVACGPGMVLVDGVYCPFVGHRCLKYREDVKDVCERFGPEVLCEGRLERRRYCIDVYEYPNMEGVKPAVMADWNEAKRACEVEGKRLCTVEEWEFACEGPGMWPYPYGAERDAEACNIDRSVEPPDFDAFSDPLRVSDEVARLDRRAPSGEMHRCVSPFGVHDMTGNVDEWVDNTQGKRVEPPYRSSLKGGYWGPIRGRCRPITSTHNEWFSFYQVGFRCCSDPKDGGRAGPAPVGKRPRLGRMLLPPRNPGRPKPAPESP
- a CDS encoding SUMF1/EgtB/PvdO family nonheme iron enzyme — protein: MGTTTRSVMISVGVGLLAGGLALFARLVPASFRAAPRAGSAPAPKATEAPSSRAPDAREALEPATSPLSSLDDRFSEDPAARAACPPDMTLVDGEFCPELAYRCGRRSSELGHGCAAYVRGEPCQGELDRRRYCIDRHEWPNRVGEMPRVYVNWFEAKELCQSVGKRLCRRSEWTLACEGPKRLPYPWGFVRQPSPCNVDRASIPADANALVDERTREAEIARLWQADPIGSHPACISAFGAYDMSGNVDEWTDNLADDPETNQPSTLNGGYWGPVRNTCRLSTKTHGPKFAFYQAGFRCCADTVDGVPVPKPSPWIDRVKHEDG